One genomic window of Solanum dulcamara chromosome 12, daSolDulc1.2, whole genome shotgun sequence includes the following:
- the LOC129875961 gene encoding putative receptor-like protein kinase At5g39000, producing MFLSQLVILLLFMLMIISAATNIHENVAISCGASGNSLALDGRVWIGDAGSTSSLLQLSGKSIKSRVPQQAGLSDPVPYKSARMSRHQFTYQFSVKPGQKFIRLHFRPASYKDFTKSKGIFTVKTGQHTLLSDFIPTLAAGINYFKKEFCINVQESETLSITFVPSRKPSILEDTYAFVNAIEIVSMPAGLYFTPDGDQGVPVVGRNYRFYIDNSTALETTQRINVGGNSISSLEDATMFRDWEDDTNYLAEVGAFSINRAIAIRYTSSATHIAPKEVYQTARSVGAHYHSNVGNLTWNIPLDLGFRYLVRLHFCEIEPSMTNEGQRNFTIVINNQNAEDEADVIKWSGGHGISVYRDYVAIMEGDRRERKHNLSIVFQPNSATFSNHSSAILNGLEVFKISNPDNNLGSVIPAHPATISTPEKSLPFSMKNNIATVLTFIVTLINVAVYYIRCNSEINSGKANNRLSSREHQCRPFTLDEMERSTNNFDPQLVIGRGGYGTVYKGDIDDGEITVAVKRLKPGSSQGENEFWTEIKMLSTHRHENLLSLIGYCNEGHEMLLVYDYMPRGSLADHLFKMDRSSSSLNWEQRLKIAIGAARGLDFLHTSQNRVIHRDIKSSNILLDENWGSKISDFGLSKMGPGNESATHVSTQVKGTFGYLDPEYFLTNRLTVKTDVYAFGVVLFELLSGRPAVDMRLPEEQHGLVAWVNQCIKEREINKLIDQNLDVSISSTCLTAFIEISAKCFCSHPQERPAMSEVVKSLELALVFQKNEGEGIISFDDTSTSQSKNEAERASIKEDCNGTDRTERSTISREKVKFKDKTALPRWWDFRGLFRKAPPKPENLVYPDSQLSQHPNLRIFSFSELKAATRKFSNDAELGEAAFGKVYKGCLAESPSSTRGRTVIAVKKLNYESLQEFEQWQSEVSILGRLSHPNLHKLLGYCQEAKGLLLVYEFMVKGGLDNHLFGRRSAALSLPWNVRVQIVIGAARGLAFLHASEKQVIYRDFKASNILLDGSYNAKIAGFGLAKQATLDSESHVSTCIIGTYGYAAPEYVATGHLYLKSDVYAFGVFLVEMLTGLRAHDPNRPSNKYNLVEWIKPHLSDKRKLKDKIDSRLGGKYPSRAAVQIAQLALSCLGHEPKSRPSMKQVVEKLEQIDAANERPKEPRISSKHQTAERYGQQPLHHPFNNMKKLQ from the exons ATGTTTCTCTCTCAGCTAGTCATTCTGTTattgtttatgttgatgatcaTCTCTGCTGCCACTAACATTCATGAAAACGTTGCCATTTCATGTGGTGCCTCTGGCAATTCCCTTGCACTAGATGGACGAGTATGGATTGGAGATGCAGGTTCCACTTCTTCATTGCTACAGTTAAGTGGAAAATCTATCAAGTCAAGGGTACCTCAACAAGCTGGCTTGTCGGATCCAGTTCCTTATAAGTCAGCTCGAATGTCTCGCCATCAGTTTACCTACCAGTTTTCAGTGAAACCGGGACAGAAATTCATACGCCTTCACTTCAGGCCAGCTTCATACAAAGATTTCACCAAGTCCAAAGGCATTTTTACTGTCAAAACTGGTCAGCATACCCTGCTCAGTGACTTCATACCTACCCTTGCTGCGGGCATCAACTATTTCAAAAAGGAATTTTGCATCAATGTACAAGAAAGTGAAACATTAAGCATAACATTCGTACCATCTCGAAAACCAAGCATTTTGGAAGACACTTACGCTTTTGTCAATGCAATCGAGATTGTTTCCATGCCTGCTGGTCTGTATTTTACACCAGATGGCGATCAGGGAGTCCCTGTTGTTGGAAGAAATTACAGATTCTACATTGACAACAGCACAGCACTGGAGACAACTCAGCGAATAAATGTTGGCGGAAACTCTATTTCATCATTGGAAGATGCAACTATGTTCCGGGACTGGGAAGATGACACTAATTACCTGGCAGAAGTTGGAGCCTTTTCGATCAACAGAGCCATTGCAATCAGATATACTTCCTCAGCAACTCACATTGCACCAAAAGAAGTTTACCAAACGGCCAGGTCAGTGGGTGCGCACTACCATTCGAATGTCGGTAATCTCACATGGAACATTCCACTTGATTTGGGATTCAGATACCTTGTTAGGCTCCATTTTTGTGAAATTGAACCTTCAATGACAAATGAAGGTCAAAGGAATTTTACTATTGTCATAAACAATCAGAATGCTGAAGATGAAGCTGATGTGATCAAATGGAGTGGGGGACATGGAATTTCTGTATATAGGGACTATGTTGCCATTATGGAGGGTGATAGAAGGGAACGTAAGCATAACCTTTCTATAGTTTTTCAGCCAAATTCTGCTACATTCAGTAACCATAGTAGTGCCATCTTGAATGGGCTAGAAGTATTCAAGATAAGCAACCCTGACAACAATCTTGGCAGTGTGATCCCTGCGCATCCTGCTACCATTTCAACACCAGAGAAATCTTTGCCGTTTTCTATGAAGAATAATATTGCAACTGTACTGACATTTATAGTCACTTTGATCAATGTTGCTGTTTATTACATTAGGTGTAATTCAGAGATTAACTCTGGCAAGGCGAACAATAGACTATCTTCTAGAGAGCATCAGTGTCGTCCATTCACGCTGGATGAGATGGAAAGATCAACGAACAACTTTGACCCTCAGCTTGTCATTGGCAGGGGTGGATATGGCACAGTATACAAAGGGGATATTGATGATGGAGAGATCACTGTAGCAGTAAAACGATTGAAACCAGGATCTAGCCAGGGGGAGAATGAGTTTTGGACGGAAATCAAAATGTTATCTACGCACCGCCATGAGAACCTTCTATCCCTAATTGGTTACTGCAATGAAGGTCATGAGATGTTATTAGTTTATGATTATATGCCTCGAGGATCACTTGCTGATCATCTCTTCAAAATGGACAGAAGTAGCTCCTCTCTCAATTGGGAACAGAGGCTCAAGATTGCTATAGGTGCTGCACGTGGACTGGATTTCCTTCATACATCTCAAAATAGGGTGATACATCGTGATATCAAAAGCTCAAACATTCTGTTGGATGAAAACTGGGGAAGTAAGATTTCAGATTTTGGGTTGTCCAAAATGGGACCTGGAAATGAATCAGCTACTCATGTTAGTACACAAGTCAAAGGCACATTTGGGTACCTCGATCCAGAGTACTTCTTAACTAATAGATTGACAGTGAAAACTGATGTGTATGCTTTTGGAGTAGTACTATTTGAATTGCTCTCAGGAAGGCCGGCAGTCGATATGAGACTGCCTGAGGAGCAACATGGACTTGTAGCATGGGTCAATCAATGCATCAAGGAAAGAGAAATTAATAAGCTTATTGATCAGAATCTGGACGTGTCCATCTCATCAACTTGTCTAACAGCGTTTATAGAAATTTCTGCTAAATGCTTCTGTAGTCATCCACAAGAACGGCCTGCAATGTCTGAAGTTGTGAAAAGCCTGGAATTAGCATTAGTGTTTCAGAAGAATGAAGGTGAAGGTATCATTTCATTTGATGACACATCAACATCTCAGTCGAAGAATGAAGCAGAGAGAGCATCCATCAAAGAGGATTGTAATGGCACTGATAGAACAGAAAGGAGTACCATTTCAAGGGAAAAGGTAAAATTTAAGGATAAAACTGCTTTACCCAGATGGTGGGATTTTCGTGGCCTTTTCAGAAAAGCACCACCAAAGCCAGAGAATCTTGTTTATCCAGATAGCCAGCTATCACAGCACCCCAATTTAAGGATATTTTCTTTCTCTGAACTCAAGGCCGCCACAAGAAAATTTAGCAATGATGCGGAGCTGGGAGAAGCTGCTTTTGGAAAAGTTTACAAGGGTTGTCTTGCTGAGTCGCCTTCTTCCACCAGGGGCCGTACTGTAATTGCTGTTAAGAAATTGAATTATGAAAGCTTACAAGAATTTGAACAGTGGCAG TCCGAAGTGAGCATTCTTGGAAGACTTTCTCATCCTAACCTGCACAAACTCTTGGGATACTGTCAGGAAGCTAAAGGACTACTGCTTGTCTATGAGTTTATGGTAAAGGGAGGCTTGGACAACCATCTTTTTGGAA GGCGCTCTGCTGCTTTGTCACTTCCATGGAATGTAAGGGTTCAAATTGTGATTGGTGCAGCTCGAGGCTTGGCATTCCTACATGCATCAGAGAAGCAAGTCATTTACAGAGACTTCAAAGCCTCGAATATATTACTTGATGGC TCTTACAATGCGAAGATAGCAGGTTTTGGCTTAGCAAAACAAGCTACTTTGGATAGTGAATCACATGTGTCAACATGTATAATTGGAACGTATGGTTATGCAGCTCCAGAGTATGTTGCAACAG GACACTTGTACTTGAAGAGTGATGTCTATGCTTTTGGTGTCTTTTTAGTGGAAATGCTAACAGGTCTACGAGCACATGACCCAAACCGCCCAAGTAACAAGTATAATCTGGTTGAATGGATTAAGCCGCATTTATCTGAcaaaagaaagttgaaggacAAGATCGATTCGCGTCTGGGAGGAAAATATCCATCCAGAGCTGCAGTACAAATAGCACAACTGGCACTGTCATGTCTTGGACATGAACCTAAAAGCAGACCATCAATGAAGCAGGTAGTGGAGAAACTAGAACAGATTGATGCTGCCAATGAAAGACCCAAGGAGCCTAGAATTAGTTCCAAACATCAGACTGCTGAAAGATATGGTCAGCAACCCTTGCACCATCCTTTTAACAATATGAAGAAGCTACAATAG